The proteins below are encoded in one region of Homo sapiens chromosome 2, GRCh38.p14 Primary Assembly:
- the TTC31 gene encoding tetratricopeptide repeat protein 31 isoform n (isoform n is encoded by transcript variant 18), protein MPQKLLVTEERQKERKRQERLEQYCGEPKASTTSDGDESPPSSPGNPVQGQCGEEEDSLDLSSTFVSLALRKVGDWPLSARREKGLNQEPQGRGLALQKMGQEEESPPREERPQQSPKVQASPGLLAAALQQSQELAKLGTSFAQNGFYHEAVVLFTQALKLNPQDHRLFGNRSFCHERLGQPAWALADAQVALTLRPGWPRGLFRLGKALMGLQRFREAAAVFQETLRGGSQPDAARELRSCLLHLTLQGQRGGICAPPLSPGALQPLPHAELAPSGLPSLRCPRSTALRSPGLSPLLHYPSCHRSHPNQPLSQTQSRRPHPLKPQDPSKGWDILGLGLQHLSQAR, encoded by the exons ATGCCCCAGAAGCTCCTGGTGACAGAAGAG CGTCAAAAGGAACGGAAGCGACAGGAGCGTTTGGAGCAGTACTGTGGGGAGCCCAAG GCCAGCACTacctcagatggagatgagagcCCCCCATCCAGCCCTGGAAACCCAGTTCAGGGACAGTGTGGTGAAGAAGAG GACTCACTGGATCTATCTAGCACTTTTGTGTCTCTGGCTTTGCGCAAGGTTGGGGATTGGCCCCTCAGTGCCCGCAGAGAGAAGGGACTGAACCAGGAGCCCCAAGGCAGGGGTCTGGCCCTCCAGAAGATGGGTCAAGAGGAAGAGAGCCCTCCAAGAGAGGAGAGGCCCCAGCAGAGTCCAAAGGTACAG GCATCTCCGGGACTGCTGGCAGCTGCCTTACAACAGAGCCAGGAACTGGCAA AGTTGGGTACCAGCTTTGCTCAAAATGGTTTCTACCATGAGGCCGTGGTCCTCTTCACCCAGGCCTTGAAGCTCAACCCCCAGGACCACCG GTTATTTGGAAATCGTTCCTTCTGCCATGAGCGGTTGGGTCAGCCAGCGTGGGCCCTGGCTGATGCCCAGGTGGCCCTTACCCTACGGCCTGGCTGGCCCCGGGGCCTCTTCCGCCTGGGCAAGGCCTTGATGGGACTACAG CGCTTCAGAGAGGCAGCTGCTGTGTTTCAGGAAACTCTGAGAGGTGGGTCCCAGCCTGACGCAGCCCGAGAGCTCCGCTCTTGCCTTCTCCACCTCACACTG cAGGGTCAGCGAGGAGGAATCTGTGCACCACCTCTGTCACCTGGGGCCCTCCAGCCACTTCCCCATGCTGAGCTGGCACCCTCAGGCCTACCTTCCCTCAGGTGCCCTCGAAGCACTGCTTTGAGGTCCCCTGGCCTGTCTCCACTCTTGCATTATCCTTCATGTCACCGAAGCCACCCCAACCAGCCCCTCTCCCAGACTCAGAGTAGAAGGCCCCATCCTCTCAAGCCCCAGGACCCTTCAAAGGGCTGGGACATCCTGGGACTTGGGCTCCAGCATCTGTCTCAGGCCAGATGA
- the TTC31 gene encoding tetratricopeptide repeat protein 31 isoform m (isoform m is encoded by transcript variant 14), producing the protein MPQKLLVTEEEANRLAEELVAEEERMKQKAEKKRLKKKRQKERKRQERLEQYCGEPKASTTSDGDESPPSSPGNPVQGQCGEEEVGDWPLSARREKGLNQEPQGRGLALQKMGQEEESPPREERPQQSPKEKDLGRLRPQDLLDFAPYPQASPGLLAAALQQSQELAKLGTSFAQNGFYHEAVVLFTQALKLNPQDHRLFGNRSFCHERLGQPAWALADAQVALTLRPGWPRGLFRLGKALMGLQRFREAAAVFQETLRGGSQPDAARELRSCLLHLTLQGQRGGICAPPLSPGALQPLPHAELAPSGLPSLRCPRSTALRSPGLSPLLHYPSCHRSHPNQPLSQTQSRRPHPLKPQDPSKGWDILGLGLQHLSQAR; encoded by the exons ATGCCCCAGAAGCTCCTGGTGACAGAAGAG GAAGCCAATCGCCTGGCTGAGGAGCTGGTGGCTGAGGAGGAGCGCATgaaacagaaagcagagaaaaagcGACTCAAGAAGAAG CGTCAAAAGGAACGGAAGCGACAGGAGCGTTTGGAGCAGTACTGTGGGGAGCCCAAG GCCAGCACTacctcagatggagatgagagcCCCCCATCCAGCCCTGGAAACCCAGTTCAGGGACAGTGTGGTGAAGAAGAG GTTGGGGATTGGCCCCTCAGTGCCCGCAGAGAGAAGGGACTGAACCAGGAGCCCCAAGGCAGGGGTCTGGCCCTCCAGAAGATGGGTCAAGAGGAAGAGAGCCCTCCAAGAGAGGAGAGGCCCCAGCAGAGTCCAAAG GAGAaggatttggggaggctgagacctCAAGACCTGCTTGACTTTGCACCCTATCCCCAGGCATCTCCGGGACTGCTGGCAGCTGCCTTACAACAGAGCCAGGAACTGGCAA AGTTGGGTACCAGCTTTGCTCAAAATGGTTTCTACCATGAGGCCGTGGTCCTCTTCACCCAGGCCTTGAAGCTCAACCCCCAGGACCACCG GTTATTTGGAAATCGTTCCTTCTGCCATGAGCGGTTGGGTCAGCCAGCGTGGGCCCTGGCTGATGCCCAGGTGGCCCTTACCCTACGGCCTGGCTGGCCCCGGGGCCTCTTCCGCCTGGGCAAGGCCTTGATGGGACTACAG CGCTTCAGAGAGGCAGCTGCTGTGTTTCAGGAAACTCTGAGAGGTGGGTCCCAGCCTGACGCAGCCCGAGAGCTCCGCTCTTGCCTTCTCCACCTCACACTG cAGGGTCAGCGAGGAGGAATCTGTGCACCACCTCTGTCACCTGGGGCCCTCCAGCCACTTCCCCATGCTGAGCTGGCACCCTCAGGCCTACCTTCCCTCAGGTGCCCTCGAAGCACTGCTTTGAGGTCCCCTGGCCTGTCTCCACTCTTGCATTATCCTTCATGTCACCGAAGCCACCCCAACCAGCCCCTCTCCCAGACTCAGAGTAGAAGGCCCCATCCTCTCAAGCCCCAGGACCCTTCAAAGGGCTGGGACATCCTGGGACTTGGGCTCCAGCATCTGTCTCAGGCCAGATGA
- the TTC31 gene encoding tetratricopeptide repeat protein 31 isoform o (isoform o is encoded by transcript variant 19) — protein sequence MPQKLLVTEEEANRLAEELVAEEERMKQKAEKKRLKKKRQKERKRQERLEQYCGEPKASTTSDGDESPPSSPGNPVQGQCGEEEDSLDLSSTFVSLALRKVGDWPLSARREKGLNQEPQGRGLALQKMGQEEESPPREERPQQSPKVQASPGLLAAALQQSQELAKLGTSFAQNGFYHEAVVLFTQALKLNPQDHRLFGNRSFCHERLGQPAWALADAQVALTLRPGWPRGLFRLGKALMGLQETLRGGSQPDAARELRSCLLHLTLGQRGGICAPPLSPGALQPLPHAELAPSGLPSLRCPRSTALRSPGLSPLLHYPSCHRSHPNQPLSQTQSRRPHPLKPQDPSKGWDILGLGLQHLSQAR from the exons ATGCCCCAGAAGCTCCTGGTGACAGAAGAG GAAGCCAATCGCCTGGCTGAGGAGCTGGTGGCTGAGGAGGAGCGCATgaaacagaaagcagagaaaaagcGACTCAAGAAGAAG CGTCAAAAGGAACGGAAGCGACAGGAGCGTTTGGAGCAGTACTGTGGGGAGCCCAAG GCCAGCACTacctcagatggagatgagagcCCCCCATCCAGCCCTGGAAACCCAGTTCAGGGACAGTGTGGTGAAGAAGAG GACTCACTGGATCTATCTAGCACTTTTGTGTCTCTGGCTTTGCGCAAGGTTGGGGATTGGCCCCTCAGTGCCCGCAGAGAGAAGGGACTGAACCAGGAGCCCCAAGGCAGGGGTCTGGCCCTCCAGAAGATGGGTCAAGAGGAAGAGAGCCCTCCAAGAGAGGAGAGGCCCCAGCAGAGTCCAAAGGTACAG GCATCTCCGGGACTGCTGGCAGCTGCCTTACAACAGAGCCAGGAACTGGCAA AGTTGGGTACCAGCTTTGCTCAAAATGGTTTCTACCATGAGGCCGTGGTCCTCTTCACCCAGGCCTTGAAGCTCAACCCCCAGGACCACCG GTTATTTGGAAATCGTTCCTTCTGCCATGAGCGGTTGGGTCAGCCAGCGTGGGCCCTGGCTGATGCCCAGGTGGCCCTTACCCTACGGCCTGGCTGGCCCCGGGGCCTCTTCCGCCTGGGCAAGGCCTTGATGGGACTACAG GAAACTCTGAGAGGTGGGTCCCAGCCTGACGCAGCCCGAGAGCTCCGCTCTTGCCTTCTCCACCTCACACTG GGTCAGCGAGGAGGAATCTGTGCACCACCTCTGTCACCTGGGGCCCTCCAGCCACTTCCCCATGCTGAGCTGGCACCCTCAGGCCTACCTTCCCTCAGGTGCCCTCGAAGCACTGCTTTGAGGTCCCCTGGCCTGTCTCCACTCTTGCATTATCCTTCATGTCACCGAAGCCACCCCAACCAGCCCCTCTCCCAGACTCAGAGTAGAAGGCCCCATCCTCTCAAGCCCCAGGACCCTTCAAAGGGCTGGGACATCCTGGGACTTGGGCTCCAGCATCTGTCTCAGGCCAGATGA
- the TTC31 gene encoding tetratricopeptide repeat protein 31 isoform k (isoform k is encoded by transcript variant 12), whose product MPQKLLVTEEEANRLAEELVAEEERMKQKAEKKRLKKKRQKERKRQERLEQYCGEPKASTTSDGDESPPSSPGNPVQGQCGEEEDSLDLSSTFVSLALRKVGDWPLSARREKGLNQEPQGRGLALQKMGQEEESPPREERPQQSPKVQASPGLLAAALQQSQELAKLGTSFAQNGFYHEAVVLFTQALKLNPQDHRLFGNRSFCHERLGQPAWALADAQVALTLRPGWPRGLFRLGKALMGLQRFREAAAVFQETLRGGSQPDAARELRSCLLHLTLQGQRGGICAPPLSPGALQPLPHAELAPSGLPSLRCPRSTALRSPGLSPLLHYPSCHRSHPNQPLSQTQSRRPHPLKPQDPSKGWDILGLGLQHLSQAR is encoded by the exons ATGCCCCAGAAGCTCCTGGTGACAGAAGAG GAAGCCAATCGCCTGGCTGAGGAGCTGGTGGCTGAGGAGGAGCGCATgaaacagaaagcagagaaaaagcGACTCAAGAAGAAG CGTCAAAAGGAACGGAAGCGACAGGAGCGTTTGGAGCAGTACTGTGGGGAGCCCAAG GCCAGCACTacctcagatggagatgagagcCCCCCATCCAGCCCTGGAAACCCAGTTCAGGGACAGTGTGGTGAAGAAGAG GACTCACTGGATCTATCTAGCACTTTTGTGTCTCTGGCTTTGCGCAAGGTTGGGGATTGGCCCCTCAGTGCCCGCAGAGAGAAGGGACTGAACCAGGAGCCCCAAGGCAGGGGTCTGGCCCTCCAGAAGATGGGTCAAGAGGAAGAGAGCCCTCCAAGAGAGGAGAGGCCCCAGCAGAGTCCAAAGGTACAG GCATCTCCGGGACTGCTGGCAGCTGCCTTACAACAGAGCCAGGAACTGGCAA AGTTGGGTACCAGCTTTGCTCAAAATGGTTTCTACCATGAGGCCGTGGTCCTCTTCACCCAGGCCTTGAAGCTCAACCCCCAGGACCACCG GTTATTTGGAAATCGTTCCTTCTGCCATGAGCGGTTGGGTCAGCCAGCGTGGGCCCTGGCTGATGCCCAGGTGGCCCTTACCCTACGGCCTGGCTGGCCCCGGGGCCTCTTCCGCCTGGGCAAGGCCTTGATGGGACTACAG CGCTTCAGAGAGGCAGCTGCTGTGTTTCAGGAAACTCTGAGAGGTGGGTCCCAGCCTGACGCAGCCCGAGAGCTCCGCTCTTGCCTTCTCCACCTCACACTG cAGGGTCAGCGAGGAGGAATCTGTGCACCACCTCTGTCACCTGGGGCCCTCCAGCCACTTCCCCATGCTGAGCTGGCACCCTCAGGCCTACCTTCCCTCAGGTGCCCTCGAAGCACTGCTTTGAGGTCCCCTGGCCTGTCTCCACTCTTGCATTATCCTTCATGTCACCGAAGCCACCCCAACCAGCCCCTCTCCCAGACTCAGAGTAGAAGGCCCCATCCTCTCAAGCCCCAGGACCCTTCAAAGGGCTGGGACATCCTGGGACTTGGGCTCCAGCATCTGTCTCAGGCCAGATGA